In Massilia violaceinigra, one DNA window encodes the following:
- a CDS encoding MFS transporter, which produces MNDRQSARAALLREPNFRWTMGGAIITSLGDQFTLIALPWLVLVSTGDPLKMGLVIAMMSIPRAIFILLGGALVDRYSPRSVLMITRFVNAALLALLATMVFANRISLPMVCTLGVLIGFASAFSIPAGTSMLPTVVTPAQLPMANAIMMGVRQLTMLAGPLLAGLLFALFGDGSANTRAPGAVGGIGAAFALDALSFLVATWTLSKVRALHVAPAASPEPVLRAVGAGIAMVWNDTALRTCMLYWGLCAFVVGGTMQVALPVLAGSVLHGASALGLIMGVHGAGSLAGMALSGMLGKFRVRNFGTTVLLADVLVGLLLIPLGLVAATWQAAALMLVIGVLGGYMQVAVFSWLQQRVPRAMLGRAMSIFMFIFMGVAPLSAALTGWLLQHMSLAQLFGGAGLFLMGTALLAWLLTPMSTVSDKPSPPAQA; this is translated from the coding sequence ATGAACGATCGACAAAGCGCCCGCGCCGCCCTGCTGCGCGAACCGAACTTCCGCTGGACCATGGGCGGCGCCATCATCACCTCGCTGGGCGACCAGTTCACCCTGATCGCCCTGCCCTGGCTGGTGCTGGTGAGCACCGGCGATCCGCTCAAGATGGGCCTGGTGATCGCGATGATGAGCATACCGCGCGCCATATTCATCCTGCTGGGCGGCGCGCTGGTGGACCGCTACTCGCCCAGGTCGGTGCTGATGATCACCAGGTTCGTCAACGCCGCCCTGCTGGCGCTGCTGGCGACGATGGTCTTCGCCAACCGGATCAGCTTGCCGATGGTGTGCACGCTGGGTGTGCTGATCGGCTTCGCCTCGGCCTTCAGCATTCCGGCCGGCACCTCGATGCTGCCCACCGTGGTGACGCCGGCCCAGCTGCCGATGGCCAACGCCATCATGATGGGCGTGCGCCAGCTGACCATGCTGGCCGGGCCGCTGCTGGCGGGCCTGCTGTTCGCGCTGTTCGGCGATGGCAGCGCCAACACCCGCGCCCCGGGCGCGGTCGGCGGCATCGGGGCCGCGTTCGCCCTGGATGCGCTCAGCTTCCTGGTGGCGACCTGGACTTTGTCGAAGGTGCGCGCCTTGCATGTCGCGCCGGCAGCATCGCCCGAACCGGTGCTGCGCGCGGTCGGCGCCGGCATAGCCATGGTCTGGAACGACACGGCGCTGCGCACCTGCATGCTGTACTGGGGCCTGTGCGCGTTCGTGGTGGGCGGCACCATGCAGGTGGCGCTGCCGGTGCTGGCCGGCAGCGTGCTGCACGGTGCGTCCGCGCTGGGGCTGATCATGGGCGTGCACGGGGCCGGCAGCCTGGCCGGGATGGCGCTCAGCGGCATGCTGGGCAAGTTCCGGGTGCGCAATTTCGGCACCACCGTGCTGCTGGCCGACGTGCTGGTCGGGCTGCTGCTCATCCCGCTGGGGCTGGTGGCGGCGACCTGGCAGGCGGCCGCTCTGATGCTGGTGATCGGCGTGCTGGGGGGCTACATGCAGGTGGCCGTGTTCAGCTGGCTGCAGCAGCGCGTGCCGCGCGCCATGCTGGGGCGGGCGATGAGCATCTTCATGTTCATCTTCATGGGCGTGGCGCCGCTGTCGGCGGCACTGACGGGGTGGCTGCTGCAACACATGTCGCTGGCGCAATTGTTTGGTGGAGCGGGACTTTTCCTGATGGGAACGGCGCTGCTGGCCTGGCTGCTCACACCGATGAGCACGGTGTCCGACAAACCGTCACCGCCGGCACAAGCCTGA
- a CDS encoding DUF4214 domain-containing protein, with the protein MNLNSTLFTQGTIDRILALTASADKLVSFDTVTPNSGGKLPVSATSEVLLVATSDTAQTTIVGGDSAPVTIFQGKGGVNVRFEDARPTDLPNTVPERIVVGTNGTDKFVIADDRNTQLTLGSGNSVASSIGTSYDTIVAGLGNSTIVGGNSGNAIVQLKGNASDYKVTVQDGHAIVTNLATLKTTDVSKLQFVQLDGGQALVFASDAKEASVSTLYSAALGRSPDAKGLEFWMDAVRSGVSLESIAQSFLDSSEYKAKPQLSDQQFLDGLYLRTFNRAPDAEGLAYWNNVLDSGVSRASVLAGFISVAGNSLDGTGNYIEPVVVGSVTIVHNIV; encoded by the coding sequence ATGAATCTGAATTCGACGCTATTTACGCAGGGAACGATCGACCGCATCCTGGCATTGACGGCCTCGGCCGACAAATTGGTGTCCTTCGATACGGTGACGCCCAATTCGGGCGGCAAGCTTCCCGTTAGCGCGACCAGCGAAGTGCTGCTGGTGGCCACTTCCGACACCGCCCAGACCACCATTGTCGGCGGCGACAGCGCGCCGGTCACGATTTTCCAGGGCAAGGGCGGGGTCAATGTGCGCTTCGAAGATGCGCGTCCGACCGACCTGCCCAACACGGTTCCCGAACGCATCGTGGTCGGCACCAACGGCACCGACAAGTTCGTCATCGCCGATGACCGCAACACCCAGCTGACCCTGGGCAGCGGCAACAGCGTCGCGTCGAGCATCGGCACCAGCTACGATACCATCGTCGCCGGTCTGGGCAACAGCACCATCGTCGGCGGCAATTCCGGCAATGCGATCGTGCAACTGAAGGGCAATGCGTCCGACTACAAGGTCACGGTCCAGGATGGCCATGCCATCGTCACCAACCTCGCCACGCTCAAGACCACCGACGTCAGCAAGCTCCAGTTCGTCCAGCTCGACGGCGGCCAGGCGCTGGTATTCGCCAGCGACGCCAAGGAAGCCAGCGTGAGTACCCTGTACTCGGCCGCGCTGGGCCGCTCGCCCGACGCCAAGGGCCTCGAATTCTGGATGGATGCGGTGCGCTCCGGCGTTTCCCTGGAAAGCATCGCGCAAAGCTTCCTCGATTCGAGCGAGTACAAGGCCAAGCCGCAGCTCAGCGATCAGCAATTCCTCGACGGCCTGTACCTGCGCACCTTCAACCGCGCGCCCGATGCCGAGGGCCTGGCCTACTGGAACAACGTGCTCGACAGCGGCGTCTCGCGCGCCTCGGTGCTGGCCGGCTTCATTTCCGTGGCCGGTAACAGCCTCGATGGCACCGGCAACTATATCGAGCCGGTCGTGGTCGGTTCGGTGACCATCGTTCATAATATTGTTTGA
- a CDS encoding glycosyltransferase family 2 protein produces MNANAAVQGTPAAAVWSASRLREDFLLAQAVDALQEGWPADALLAAEAACRRHAEAAIPALLRATILQASRSAFSSAAWCHAWRRDPQDARLQDLLINDWLAHGERARIAALAPALLPARCRAASDADLLPSLREAACLPAGACWRAGAAIEGMLFEAHAGASVQLCLRDELTQENHDVRLPPGAAGARFSLVPPHPDGVWSLALAGATAALPGSPLVFAVPRALSAAQSSTAPAPTPAPLSVLIPVHSGLAQVQACIASVLASLPANHGLAGVLVIDDASPEPALAAWLDAEHAAGRIGLLRNRYNLGFVESVNRGLRQLPGHDVLLLNADTLVHGDWLDRLRAALYRADDIAAVAPWSNNGEISSFPSIARAAPAPDAAGLARLDGQASALHRAGACADVDVPACCGFAMLMRASALAAIGGLDGNAIERGYGEEVDWCLRAAAAGYRHRIATGVYVAHAGGVSFGDEKHLRVRQNRAVLMARYPHYYSAYQRFLQDDPLAAARACLAAALPPAAPAGDAPPAPLPAPLASSCTRIAVLAHCAAGALAAAVLALARLVAARTDLALRLLVIGEVSETLWRTGVVDVVPPASGASLLSDSDLIGLSGCIVLLAADPAQARVAIDTVRLDPGFDAGSWFSALLARAHVAPRPALAPLHFANPGSTGARS; encoded by the coding sequence TTGAACGCGAACGCTGCCGTCCAGGGCACGCCAGCCGCGGCAGTCTGGAGCGCGTCGCGCCTGCGCGAGGATTTCCTGCTCGCGCAGGCGGTCGACGCCCTCCAGGAAGGCTGGCCGGCCGACGCCCTGCTGGCCGCCGAAGCGGCGTGCCGCCGCCATGCGGAGGCGGCCATTCCGGCGCTGCTGCGCGCCACCATCCTGCAAGCGTCCCGCTCCGCCTTCAGTAGTGCGGCGTGGTGCCACGCCTGGCGCCGCGATCCGCAAGATGCACGGCTCCAGGATTTGCTGATCAACGATTGGCTCGCCCACGGCGAGCGCGCCCGCATCGCCGCACTGGCGCCGGCGCTGTTGCCGGCCCGCTGCCGCGCCGCCAGCGACGCCGACTTGCTGCCCAGCTTGCGCGAAGCCGCCTGCCTGCCCGCCGGGGCTTGCTGGCGCGCCGGCGCCGCCATCGAAGGCATGCTGTTCGAGGCCCACGCGGGCGCGTCGGTCCAGCTGTGCCTGCGCGACGAACTCACCCAGGAAAACCATGACGTGCGCCTGCCGCCCGGCGCGGCCGGGGCGCGCTTTTCCTTGGTGCCGCCGCATCCGGACGGGGTCTGGTCGCTGGCCCTGGCCGGCGCCACCGCCGCCCTGCCCGGCTCGCCCCTGGTCTTTGCCGTCCCGCGCGCCTTGTCCGCCGCGCAGTCCAGCACCGCGCCCGCGCCCACGCCCGCGCCGCTGAGCGTACTCATCCCGGTCCACAGCGGCTTGGCGCAAGTGCAGGCCTGCATCGCCAGCGTCCTGGCCAGCCTGCCCGCCAACCACGGGCTCGCCGGCGTACTGGTGATCGATGACGCCAGTCCCGAGCCGGCGCTGGCGGCCTGGCTTGACGCCGAACACGCCGCCGGCCGGATCGGCCTGCTGCGCAACCGCTACAACCTGGGCTTCGTCGAAAGCGTCAACCGCGGCCTGCGCCAGTTGCCGGGCCACGACGTGCTCCTGCTCAATGCCGACACCCTGGTCCACGGCGACTGGCTGGACCGCCTGCGCGCCGCCCTCTACCGGGCCGACGATATCGCAGCCGTGGCCCCATGGTCGAACAATGGCGAAATCAGCAGTTTTCCCAGCATCGCCAGGGCCGCCCCGGCACCGGACGCGGCCGGCCTGGCCCGCCTCGACGGGCAGGCCAGCGCCCTGCACCGCGCTGGCGCCTGCGCCGACGTCGACGTGCCGGCCTGCTGCGGCTTCGCCATGCTGATGCGCGCCAGCGCGCTCGCCGCGATCGGCGGGCTCGACGGCAACGCCATCGAGCGCGGCTATGGCGAGGAAGTCGACTGGTGCCTGCGCGCGGCCGCCGCCGGCTACCGCCACCGGATCGCCACCGGCGTGTATGTGGCCCATGCCGGCGGGGTCTCGTTCGGCGACGAAAAACACCTGCGGGTACGCCAGAACCGCGCCGTGCTGATGGCGCGCTATCCGCACTACTACAGCGCCTACCAGCGCTTCCTGCAAGACGATCCGCTGGCCGCCGCGCGCGCCTGCCTGGCCGCAGCGCTGCCGCCCGCGGCGCCCGCCGGCGATGCGCCGCCCGCGCCGCTGCCGGCGCCGCTGGCGTCCTCGTGCACCCGCATCGCGGTCCTCGCCCATTGCGCCGCGGGAGCGCTGGCGGCCGCCGTGCTGGCGCTGGCGCGCCTGGTCGCCGCGCGCACCGACCTGGCCCTGCGCCTGCTGGTGATCGGCGAGGTCAGCGAAACGCTGTGGCGCACCGGCGTGGTCGACGTGGTCCCGCCCGCCAGCGGGGCAAGCTTGCTCAGCGACAGCGACCTGATCGGCCTGAGCGGCTGCATCGTGCTGCTCGCGGCCGACCCGGCGCAGGCCCGCGTCGCCATCGACACGGTGCGCCTGGACCCCGGCTTCGATGCCGGCAGCTGGTTTTCGGCCTTGCTGGCCAGGGCCCACGTGGCCCCGCGCCCGGCCCTGGCGCCTCTTCATTTTGCCAACCCGGGCAGCACGGGGGCGCGATCATAG
- a CDS encoding class I SAM-dependent methyltransferase encodes MHVGCGARGNRDLPACLRGPAWREIRLDIDPAVEPDIVASISDLHMVADASIDAIFSSHNLEHLDAFAVPRALAEFHRVLRADGYALITLPDLRAIALHIAADQLDAPLYQSPAGPIRPLDMLFGHQAALAAGHRHMAHRSGFTATTLGRSLLAAGFHEVRVHEGGHWDLWAVASMPATGAAVWDELARVMQ; translated from the coding sequence CTGCACGTCGGCTGCGGCGCGCGCGGCAACCGCGACTTGCCGGCTTGCCTGCGCGGCCCCGCATGGCGCGAAATACGGCTCGATATCGACCCCGCCGTCGAACCGGACATCGTGGCCAGCATCAGCGACCTGCACATGGTGGCCGACGCCAGCATCGATGCCATTTTCTCCTCGCACAACCTGGAGCACCTCGATGCCTTCGCGGTGCCGCGCGCCCTGGCCGAATTCCACCGCGTGCTGCGCGCCGACGGCTACGCCCTGATCACCCTGCCCGACCTGCGCGCCATCGCCCTGCACATTGCCGCCGACCAGCTCGACGCGCCGCTGTACCAGTCGCCCGCCGGTCCGATCAGGCCGTTGGACATGCTGTTCGGCCACCAAGCCGCGCTGGCCGCCGGCCACCGGCACATGGCGCACCGCAGCGGCTTTACCGCCACGACCCTGGGGCGCAGCCTGCTGGCGGCGGGCTTTCACGAAGTGCGCGTGCACGAAGGCGGGCACTGGGACCTGTGGGCCGTGGCCAGCATGCCCGCCACCGGCGCCGCCGTGTGGGACGAGCTGGCGCGGGTGATGCAATGA
- a CDS encoding glycosyltransferase has product MKILFIHQNFPAQFLHLAGDLAQRGHQVVALCRNARAAPHGVALRPYQLLRPAMPEIHPLLAEQESQVRHAEACAAAAMQLQREGFAPDIVLAHPGWGEALFIKDVFPHAKLLLYCEYYYALEGQDVGFDPGLPPLSMPERWRLRLRNSTNLLSMELADAAIAPTRWQRDTYPAWARDKISVIHDGIDSERLRFNPQASLALPGLAAPFAPGDEVISFVARNLEPMRGFDVFMRALPDVLRRRPHAHAIVVGGDEVGYGYPAPGGRSWKEHMLAEVGARLDLSRVHFAGQLTPRAYLDLLSISRVHAYWSAPFVLSWSFLEAALSGVPVLASATAPVLEFAAALGVRCVPFFDAAAWADAIVLRCAGGAQPRQAPPPLPELVLENCLARQRQWLATALAT; this is encoded by the coding sequence ATGAAGATCCTGTTCATCCATCAGAATTTCCCGGCCCAGTTCCTGCACCTGGCGGGCGACCTGGCGCAGCGCGGGCATCAGGTCGTTGCGCTGTGCCGCAACGCGCGTGCGGCGCCGCACGGGGTCGCGCTGCGCCCTTACCAGTTGCTGCGCCCGGCGATGCCCGAGATCCATCCGCTGCTGGCCGAACAGGAAAGCCAGGTGCGCCACGCCGAAGCCTGCGCCGCCGCCGCCATGCAGCTGCAGCGCGAAGGCTTCGCGCCCGACATCGTGCTGGCCCATCCGGGCTGGGGCGAAGCGCTGTTCATCAAGGATGTGTTCCCGCACGCCAAACTGCTGCTCTATTGTGAATACTATTACGCGCTCGAAGGCCAGGATGTCGGCTTCGATCCCGGGCTGCCTCCGCTCAGCATGCCCGAACGCTGGCGCTTGCGCCTGCGCAACAGCACCAATCTGCTGAGCATGGAACTGGCCGACGCCGCCATCGCGCCCACCCGCTGGCAGCGCGACACCTATCCGGCCTGGGCGCGCGACAAGATCAGCGTCATCCATGACGGCATCGACAGCGAGCGGCTGCGCTTCAACCCGCAGGCAAGCCTGGCCTTGCCGGGCCTGGCCGCGCCGTTCGCGCCGGGCGATGAAGTGATCAGCTTTGTGGCGCGCAACCTGGAACCGATGCGCGGCTTCGATGTGTTCATGCGCGCGCTGCCGGACGTGCTGCGCCGCCGCCCGCACGCGCACGCGATCGTGGTCGGCGGGGACGAGGTCGGCTACGGCTATCCCGCTCCGGGCGGGCGCAGCTGGAAAGAGCACATGCTGGCCGAGGTCGGCGCGCGGCTGGACCTGTCGCGCGTGCATTTCGCCGGCCAGCTGACGCCGCGCGCATACCTCGACCTGCTCAGCATCAGCCGCGTGCACGCCTACTGGAGCGCGCCCTTCGTGCTGTCCTGGTCGTTCCTGGAGGCGGCCCTGAGCGGCGTGCCGGTGCTGGCCTCGGCCACCGCGCCGGTGCTCGAATTCGCCGCCGCCCTGGGCGTGCGCTGCGTGCCGTTTTTCGATGCCGCCGCCTGGGCCGATGCCATCGTCCTGCGCTGCGCGGGCGGCGCGCAGCCGCGCCAGGCGCCGCCGCCCTTGCCGGAACTGGTGCTGGAGAACTGCCTGGCGCGCCAGCGCCAGTGGCTGGCCACGGCGCTGGCAACATGA
- a CDS encoding glycosyltransferase family protein, producing MDLHDNAPEGHADATLDAAHEAQDGAPRRLIRGRIERVDAAGVSGWCVDLNCPQEQLALEFRAGGRPVGFTTCGAWRDDLGAEGIDPGRIGFHWPLPRHLPQLALDTLEAWVFETPVRLERAPAHGAHLARAARQAGAIVIERVESCGIAGMLRGADPARALTLELHADGVLAATCSAGAPTHAFVLALPDILFDGQPHRLLVRAPELDAELALTPAQSLFQAYQGGSWHIRNGILYGWIDPQRLPGGAAELRVDDGARSLGKMPVDAATLVNGAFSFKFEMPFSVYDGARHAIAINLQGTRYRLCAQGGALSLAWCNSVIGRVDLIDANGICGWALDTADSGAVLTVGLYQDEQLLAQATTRMVRSDVNELFRSEGRHGFELLFPAALYDRQARRIAVRVNGVPLNFRIEHDVPLLLSEQQLAQIAPAERYQGYVEQLTTGAIMGWAWDRKNPALPVHVAIHVDDQLLDVVQANRFNARLRGENRHGHHVFLLKFPTRLMNGSKRRIRAVIVEGNLEIKQNDDTLLFPLVDHGARQIRPLPDGHYTHSVPPRLWQGGRPRAPAVAAESATPLISIIVLNWNGATILRDYLDSMLRIDWLHSYELLLVDHGSSDASLEVAAEYAARLPLRVLARGVNFSFSASNNHAAAQARGRYLVFANNDLVMLHDCFAPMRAHLDDERVGAVGLKLLEPLPNGADAWRFITHHQGVQFKTDNLPGKGGRYYAPMEVGEQPHADLAGCYDLPVATGALLMCRNEDFRAVGGFHEGYVYGMEDVDLCLALRLKLGKTILCDTAAVALHNRSATRDAKILAGSEQKVYSAKVHANNRRLYIERYGRDLTRTILRALVEGDSMWRPAPLRVTIAVTATDIGTAAGDFFTALEFGEALQRLYGWEVMFVNNQVHQLPGTDVVVAMRHDYAIDKISEANPGLVTVAWVRNRVDQWLDAPQLQAYQLIFASSHKAIEHIKAATGIDATLLPIAANAARFRPMPPAAEHASDVTFTGSYWGAEREAIGLQDLAREPYRFAIYGHGWQDRPDWKANWRGAVPYAALPQIYNSAKIVLDDSHPVTRDWNSLNSRVFDAIASGKLVLTNCSGGAAELFPDLLPSFDTDQQLQALLRHFLRHDDEREALAARLQRDVLDKHTYDQRAATFRQRLRGLLEQSLRFAIKIGVPSMKEREQWGDYHFALGIKRALERRGHVARIDILPDWYGGLCASDDVVIVLRGLSQYQPQPTTINLAWLISHPDEVTVTELQQYHHVFVASDSFAAWLGERMGDQVSPLLQCTDPDLFYPERDAGLDVPEVIFVGNSRGQLREVVQYALAGGVDFKVYGGMWEGILPPHQVPRTYIANARLRHYYSAARVVLNDHWGDMRSQGFLSNRLFDAGACGATIVTDEMQACRALFGDALHYYSTPHNLASEVAKARRARSRPDKAGQRLRELIVNHHTFQHRVDAILQVLARLSPQMAAGAQAGAAAAVHPSTGVQA from the coding sequence ATGGACCTGCATGACAATGCCCCTGAGGGCCACGCCGACGCCACGCTCGACGCTGCGCACGAGGCACAGGACGGGGCACCCCGGCGCCTGATTCGCGGGCGCATCGAGCGCGTCGACGCCGCCGGCGTGAGCGGCTGGTGCGTGGACCTCAATTGCCCGCAAGAGCAGCTGGCGCTCGAGTTTCGCGCCGGTGGCAGGCCGGTCGGGTTTACCACCTGCGGCGCGTGGCGCGACGACTTGGGCGCCGAGGGTATCGACCCGGGGCGCATCGGCTTTCACTGGCCGCTGCCGCGCCACCTGCCGCAACTGGCGCTCGACACGCTCGAAGCCTGGGTCTTTGAAACCCCGGTGCGGCTCGAGCGCGCGCCGGCGCACGGGGCACACCTGGCGCGCGCCGCGCGCCAGGCGGGCGCCATCGTCATCGAACGGGTCGAGTCGTGCGGCATCGCAGGGATGCTGCGCGGGGCCGATCCGGCGCGCGCGCTGACGCTCGAACTGCATGCCGACGGGGTGCTGGCGGCCACCTGCTCGGCCGGCGCGCCCACCCATGCCTTCGTGCTGGCGCTACCGGATATCCTGTTCGACGGCCAGCCGCACCGGCTGCTGGTGCGCGCGCCCGAACTCGATGCCGAACTGGCCCTGACGCCGGCGCAAAGCCTGTTCCAGGCCTACCAGGGCGGCAGCTGGCACATCCGCAACGGCATCCTGTACGGCTGGATCGATCCGCAGCGCTTGCCCGGCGGCGCGGCCGAACTGCGGGTCGACGACGGCGCCCGCAGCCTGGGCAAGATGCCGGTCGACGCCGCGACACTGGTCAACGGCGCCTTCAGCTTCAAGTTCGAGATGCCGTTCAGCGTCTACGATGGCGCCCGCCACGCGATCGCCATCAACCTGCAAGGCACGCGCTACCGCCTGTGCGCCCAGGGCGGCGCGCTCTCGCTGGCCTGGTGCAACAGCGTGATCGGCCGGGTCGACCTGATCGACGCCAACGGCATCTGCGGCTGGGCGCTCGATACCGCCGACAGCGGCGCGGTCCTGACGGTCGGCCTGTACCAGGACGAGCAATTGCTGGCCCAGGCCACGACCCGGATGGTGCGCAGCGATGTCAACGAGCTGTTCAGGAGCGAAGGCCGGCATGGCTTCGAGCTGCTGTTCCCGGCGGCCCTGTATGACCGCCAGGCGCGCCGGATCGCGGTGCGCGTGAACGGCGTGCCGCTTAATTTTCGCATCGAACACGACGTGCCGCTGCTGCTCAGCGAGCAGCAACTGGCCCAGATCGCGCCCGCCGAGCGCTACCAGGGCTATGTCGAGCAGCTCACCACCGGCGCCATCATGGGCTGGGCCTGGGACCGCAAGAACCCCGCGCTGCCGGTGCACGTGGCGATCCATGTGGACGACCAGTTGCTGGACGTGGTACAGGCCAACCGCTTCAACGCCCGCCTGCGCGGCGAGAACCGCCACGGCCATCATGTGTTCCTGCTCAAGTTCCCCACGCGCCTGATGAATGGCAGCAAGCGCCGCATCCGCGCCGTGATCGTCGAAGGCAATCTCGAGATCAAGCAAAACGACGATACCTTGCTGTTCCCCCTGGTCGACCATGGCGCACGCCAGATCCGGCCCCTGCCGGACGGCCACTATACCCACAGCGTGCCGCCCCGGCTGTGGCAAGGAGGGCGCCCGCGCGCCCCGGCCGTCGCCGCCGAATCGGCCACGCCGCTGATTTCCATCATCGTGCTGAACTGGAACGGCGCCACCATCCTGCGCGACTACCTCGACTCGATGCTGCGCATCGACTGGTTGCATTCCTACGAACTGCTGCTGGTCGACCATGGCTCGAGCGACGCCAGCCTGGAGGTGGCGGCCGAATACGCCGCGCGCCTGCCCTTGCGGGTGCTGGCGCGCGGCGTGAATTTTTCATTTTCGGCATCGAACAACCATGCCGCGGCGCAGGCGCGCGGACGCTACCTGGTGTTCGCCAACAACGACCTGGTCATGCTGCACGACTGCTTCGCGCCCATGCGCGCCCACCTCGACGACGAGCGGGTCGGCGCGGTCGGCCTGAAACTGCTCGAACCGCTCCCCAACGGCGCCGACGCGTGGCGCTTCATCACCCATCACCAGGGCGTGCAGTTCAAGACCGACAACCTGCCCGGCAAGGGCGGGCGCTACTACGCACCGATGGAAGTGGGCGAGCAGCCGCACGCCGACCTGGCCGGCTGCTACGACCTGCCGGTGGCCACCGGCGCACTGCTGATGTGCCGCAACGAGGATTTCCGCGCCGTCGGCGGTTTCCACGAAGGCTATGTGTACGGCATGGAAGACGTGGATCTGTGCCTGGCGCTGCGCCTCAAGCTCGGCAAGACGATCTTGTGCGATACCGCCGCGGTGGCGCTGCACAACCGCAGCGCCACGCGCGACGCCAAGATCCTGGCCGGCAGCGAGCAGAAAGTGTACTCGGCCAAGGTGCACGCCAACAACCGCAGGCTGTATATCGAGCGCTACGGGCGCGACCTGACGCGCACCATCCTGCGCGCGCTGGTCGAGGGCGACAGCATGTGGCGGCCGGCGCCGCTGCGCGTGACCATCGCCGTCACCGCCACCGACATCGGCACCGCGGCCGGCGACTTTTTCACCGCGCTCGAATTCGGCGAAGCCCTGCAGCGCCTGTACGGCTGGGAGGTGATGTTCGTCAACAACCAGGTGCACCAGCTGCCCGGCACCGACGTGGTCGTCGCCATGCGCCACGATTACGCCATCGACAAGATCAGCGAAGCCAATCCCGGCCTGGTGACGGTGGCCTGGGTGCGCAACCGGGTCGACCAATGGCTGGACGCGCCGCAATTGCAGGCTTACCAGCTGATCTTCGCCTCCTCGCACAAGGCGATCGAGCACATCAAGGCCGCCACCGGCATCGATGCCACCCTGCTGCCGATCGCCGCCAACGCGGCGCGCTTCCGGCCCATGCCCCCCGCCGCCGAACACGCCAGCGACGTCACCTTCACCGGCAGCTACTGGGGCGCCGAGCGCGAAGCGATCGGCTTGCAGGACCTGGCGCGCGAGCCCTACCGCTTCGCCATCTACGGCCACGGCTGGCAAGACCGGCCCGACTGGAAAGCGAACTGGCGCGGCGCCGTGCCCTACGCCGCCCTGCCGCAGATCTACAACTCGGCCAAGATCGTGCTCGACGATTCGCACCCGGTCACGCGCGACTGGAACTCGCTCAATTCGCGCGTGTTCGACGCCATCGCCAGCGGCAAGCTGGTGCTGACCAATTGCAGCGGCGGCGCGGCCGAACTGTTTCCGGACCTGCTGCCCAGTTTCGATACCGACCAGCAATTGCAAGCCTTGCTGCGCCACTTCCTGCGCCACGACGACGAGCGCGAAGCGCTGGCCGCCAGGCTGCAGCGCGACGTGCTCGACAAGCATACCTACGACCAGCGCGCCGCCACCTTCCGCCAGCGCCTGCGCGGCTTGCTCGAGCAGTCGCTGCGCTTTGCCATCAAGATCGGGGTGCCGTCCATGAAGGAGCGCGAACAATGGGGCGACTACCATTTCGCGCTCGGCATCAAGCGCGCCCTGGAACGGCGCGGCCACGTGGCGCGCATCGATATCCTGCCCGACTGGTACGGCGGCCTGTGCGCGTCCGACGACGTGGTGATCGTGCTGCGCGGCCTGTCCCAGTACCAGCCGCAGCCGACCACGATCAACCTGGCCTGGCTGATCAGCCATCCGGACGAGGTGACGGTGACCGAGCTGCAGCAGTATCACCACGTGTTCGTGGCCTCGGACAGCTTCGCGGCCTGGCTGGGCGAGCGCATGGGCGACCAGGTCAGCCCGCTGCTGCAATGCACCGATCCGGACCTGTTCTACCCGGAGCGCGATGCCGGACTGGACGTGCCGGAAGTGATTTTCGTCGGCAATTCGCGCGGGCAGTTGCGTGAAGTGGTGCAGTACGCGCTGGCCGGCGGGGTCGACTTCAAGGTCTATGGCGGCATGTGGGAAGGCATCCTGCCGCCGCACCAGGTGCCCCGGACCTATATCGCCAACGCGCGCCTGCGGCATTATTATTCGGCGGCCAGGGTGGTGCTCAACGACCACTGGGGCGACATGCGCAGCCAGGGCTTTTTGTCGAACCGCCTGTTCGATGCCGGCGCCTGCGGCGCCACCATCGTCACCGACGAGATGCAAGCGTGCCGCGCCCTGTTCGGCGATGCGCTACATTACTACAGCACGCCGCACAACCTGGCCAGCGAAGTAGCCAAAGCGCGGCGCGCCAGGTCCAGGCCGGACAAGGCGGGCCAGCGCTTGCGCGAACTGATCGTCAACCATCATACCTTCCAGCACCGGGTCGACGCCATCCTGCAAGTGCTCGCGCGCCTGTCGCCACAGATGGCGGCCGGCGCGCAGGCGGGCGCCGCCGCGGCGGTCCATCCATCCACCGGAGTTCAAGCATGA